GTCCCCCGGCGACTTTTATATTTATTGCTGCGTTAATATCTCTATCGTGTTGTGCACCGCAATACAGACACGTCCACTCTCTTGTTGAAAGTTCTTTTTTACCGCCAATCTCCCCACAGTTTGAACACCTTTGACTAGTTGGTTCCCACCTACTAATGACTCGAAAGTCCCTTCCATACATCTCGGCTTTCGCTTCAAGCATCTGTCTAAAAGCTCTCCAACCTAGGTCGGATATAGCTCTAGAAAGCTTTCTGTTTTTAACCATTCCTGCGGTGTTTAAATCTTCTAAAACTACCGTTTGATTTTTACGAATTAGTTTAGTAGATAGCTTATGTAAAAAGTCTGTCCTAACATCTTTGAT
The window above is part of the Gloeocapsa sp. PCC 73106 genome. Proteins encoded here:
- a CDS encoding RNA-guided endonuclease TnpB family protein is translated as GILDFATLSNGEKIKAPKPLKARLRKLRKLQRKLSKKQKGSNRRERARKRVAKLHAKIKDVRTDFLHKLSTKLIRKNQTVVLEDLNTAGMVKNRKLSRAISDLGWRAFRQMLEAKAEMYGRDFRVISRWEPTSQRCSNCGEIGGKKELSTREWTCLYCGAQHDRDINAAINIKVAGGHSETLTGRGGTHKTKANLAAPDEASTTFKPVQLSLF